In a genomic window of Abditibacteriota bacterium:
- a CDS encoding protein kinase: MAENETPRTRVRGETQVTQINGAPATRVSHNDDEPATKVRGNAGPGSALGAVLGGFTVTETMETASGEADLYKCTDGQRTCVAKIFRRRAAVKPEVVQQILKIDSPFVARYLASGYLDGYPWVILPYYKNGSLAGKRFGLKELKRLVIPSVNEGLKAMHSAGVFHKDLKPANMMLSDDMSRVVIIDFGVSTVARDGATSVATSTGLTTVYASLEALSDVYTDLSDYYSLGICLYELYCGQVPWKDIPEAEIPKYRLMSTVPFPDNMEQELKDLIGALLYQDISHRHEKQNPNCRWGYEQVAKWLKGIDQPLPGSGEADARTPGWKPYPFAGKTYGDMHSLVQAMAANWEEGKKQLYRGYLSRHFGDSGRPDLQTVCDDATESTADADAGFFDTLYRLDPDLKALYWKGSRYDSLRDLGLQLMSCLAAGETPAFFDDILRAGVLSSYLDCTGGSREKADLARDIEKLYTGSEQGSRNRTYSLWVLGYSLSGMKEFRLKDGRTVKDPAEVVDCLEKAFRKSYDDFFEVCLSLIDSNSRLEPSFEAWLVAMGKSRELDAWKRRVQK; this comes from the coding sequence ATGGCAGAAAACGAAACCCCCCGTACCCGGGTGCGCGGCGAGACTCAGGTCACGCAGATAAATGGCGCTCCGGCCACCCGTGTATCCCACAACGACGACGAACCCGCCACGAAAGTCCGCGGCAACGCCGGCCCCGGCAGCGCTCTGGGCGCTGTGCTGGGCGGCTTTACAGTCACAGAGACTATGGAGACCGCCTCCGGCGAAGCCGACCTCTACAAATGCACCGACGGTCAGAGGACCTGTGTGGCCAAGATCTTCCGGCGCCGGGCCGCCGTCAAGCCCGAAGTGGTGCAGCAGATACTGAAGATAGACTCGCCCTTTGTGGCCAGATATCTGGCCTCCGGCTATCTGGACGGCTATCCCTGGGTCATACTTCCATACTACAAAAACGGCAGTCTGGCCGGCAAGCGCTTCGGCCTGAAGGAGCTGAAGCGGCTGGTGATCCCCTCGGTCAACGAGGGCCTGAAGGCCATGCACAGCGCGGGGGTCTTTCACAAGGACCTGAAGCCCGCCAACATGATGCTGTCCGACGACATGTCCAGAGTGGTCATCATAGACTTCGGAGTCAGCACCGTGGCCCGGGACGGAGCCACCTCCGTGGCCACCAGCACCGGCCTCACCACCGTGTATGCCTCCCTCGAAGCCCTGAGCGACGTCTATACGGACCTGTCGGACTATTATTCTCTGGGCATCTGTCTCTATGAGCTCTATTGCGGCCAGGTGCCCTGGAAGGATATACCCGAGGCGGAGATACCCAAATACAGGCTCATGTCCACTGTGCCCTTCCCGGATAATATGGAGCAGGAGCTGAAGGACCTGATAGGAGCCCTGCTCTATCAGGATATCTCCCACCGGCACGAGAAGCAGAATCCCAATTGCCGCTGGGGCTACGAGCAGGTGGCCAAATGGCTCAAGGGTATAGACCAGCCCCTTCCCGGCAGCGGCGAAGCCGACGCGCGGACCCCGGGCTGGAAGCCCTATCCCTTCGCCGGCAAGACCTACGGGGATATGCATTCCCTGGTCCAGGCCATGGCTGCCAACTGGGAGGAGGGCAAAAAGCAGCTCTACAGAGGCTACTTGTCCAGGCATTTCGGCGATTCGGGAAGGCCGGACCTCCAGACCGTGTGCGACGACGCCACGGAGAGCACTGCCGATGCGGACGCCGGCTTTTTCGACACCCTCTACAGGCTGGACCCGGACCTGAAGGCCCTCTACTGGAAGGGCTCCAGATACGACAGCCTGCGGGATCTGGGCCTGCAGCTCATGAGCTGCCTGGCTGCCGGAGAGACCCCCGCCTTTTTCGACGACATACTCAGGGCCGGAGTGCTGTCCTCCTATCTGGACTGCACCGGCGGCTCCCGGGAAAAGGCGGACCTGGCCCGTGACATAGAGAAGCTCTACACAGGCTCGGAGCAGGGCTCCCGCAACAGGACCTATTCCCTGTGGGTCCTGGGCTATTCGCTGTCCGGAATGAAAGAATTCAGGCTCAAGGACGGCAGGACCGTGAAGGACCCGGCCGAGGTGGTGGACTGTCTGGAGAAGGCCTTCAGGAAGTCCTATGACGATTTCTTCGAGGTGTGCCTGTCCCTCATAGACAGCAACAGCCGGCTGGAGCCCTCCTTTGAGGCATGGCTGGTGGCCATGGGCAAGAGCAGGGAGCTGGACGCCTGGAAAAGGAGAGTGCAAAAGTGA
- a CDS encoding metallophosphoesterase yields MRKLCMALLLLAVCGAALCAGLPDYWTDYLPGRVEAVRQDMKSAPAGDSFLFITDCHRPDNPLFSPAVAEYVMKATGIELVVLGGDYMNANTTAKEAAETIGDVISLYGFTQPAVLRGNHDTNYQGGERLPASEFAKIVRRVSPGAYQGEDKLYYYIDHKKARMRYILLDTGDEAGEGLEKEQEDWLKKTVLQTPKGWNIVVFQHILFDYGPVHKGDQGGPWLTRPANVTLGILDSVYDKARARIAAVVSGHVHMDHAIYSKKGYPVISTTCDAGRGAQASYWDHMYPLRPDGTINEQVLDVFTVDPRRRIIRVRRIGCGIDREYRF; encoded by the coding sequence ATGCGCAAGTTGTGTATGGCCTTATTGTTGCTGGCGGTCTGCGGAGCCGCCTTGTGCGCCGGACTGCCGGACTACTGGACGGACTATCTGCCCGGGCGGGTGGAGGCGGTCAGGCAGGACATGAAGTCGGCGCCGGCAGGCGATTCCTTTTTGTTCATCACCGACTGTCACAGGCCCGACAATCCTCTGTTCAGCCCCGCCGTGGCCGAATACGTGATGAAGGCCACCGGCATAGAGCTGGTGGTGCTGGGCGGCGACTACATGAACGCCAACACCACCGCCAAAGAGGCGGCGGAGACCATCGGCGACGTCATATCCCTCTACGGCTTTACTCAGCCGGCGGTGCTGAGGGGCAATCACGACACCAACTATCAGGGCGGGGAGCGCCTGCCCGCCTCCGAGTTCGCCAAAATAGTGCGCCGGGTGTCTCCCGGGGCCTATCAGGGCGAGGACAAGCTCTACTACTACATAGATCACAAAAAGGCCCGCATGCGCTACATCCTGCTGGACACGGGCGACGAGGCCGGAGAGGGCCTGGAAAAGGAGCAGGAGGACTGGCTCAAAAAGACGGTGCTGCAGACTCCCAAAGGCTGGAACATAGTGGTGTTTCAGCACATTCTCTTTGACTACGGCCCCGTGCACAAGGGGGATCAGGGCGGTCCCTGGCTCACCCGTCCCGCCAACGTGACCTTAGGCATCCTGGACAGCGTGTACGACAAGGCCCGGGCCCGCATAGCCGCCGTGGTGTCGGGGCACGTGCACATGGATCACGCCATCTACAGCAAGAAGGGCTATCCCGTCATATCCACCACCTGCGACGCGGGCCGCGGAGCTCAGGCGTCCTACTGGGATCACATGTATCCCCTGCGTCCCGACGGCACCATCAACGAACAGGTGCTGGACGTCTTCACGGTGGACCCCCGCCGCAGGATCATCCGGGTCCGGCGCATAGGCTGCGGCATAGACAGAGAATACAGGTTCTGA
- a CDS encoding Gfo/Idh/MocA family oxidoreductase, whose protein sequence is MSNKIKVGVFGAGRGQTMVSVLSGHPDAELTAVCDSWQPALESCRKKAEEHGAKVELYEDFDRFLEHDMDAVVLANYANEHAPCAVRCLQSGRHVVSEVLCMQNMAEAVELIEAVEESGKVYTYAENYSYFRTTAEMRKIYRRGDIGEFQHGEGEYVHDCSSAWPQLTYGDRDHWRNLTAAPFYCTHSVGPVMTITGLRPVKVAGFESPNLNNRLHGKLCGDGCMLCVQFENGATGKFLPWNNGFRRSQEAIWYCIYGTNGQMETDRFGEGSNMLHLWIQDKGEDRYYKPEFADTGELARSVSGHGGSDFYTMQYFLDAILGREGGENAIDVYTAVDMTMVGVLGYRSILEGSASIPCPDLRIRANRDAVRHDRLCADPRVEGHGPACSWGDPEIPDSVYEETRRQQSR, encoded by the coding sequence ATGAGCAACAAGATCAAGGTAGGCGTCTTCGGAGCCGGCCGGGGGCAGACCATGGTGTCTGTGCTGTCGGGGCATCCGGACGCAGAGCTGACGGCAGTCTGCGACAGCTGGCAGCCGGCTCTGGAGAGCTGCAGAAAAAAGGCGGAGGAACACGGGGCAAAGGTGGAGCTCTACGAGGACTTTGACCGGTTTCTCGAACATGACATGGACGCGGTGGTGCTGGCCAACTACGCCAACGAGCACGCGCCCTGCGCCGTCAGATGCCTGCAGTCCGGCCGGCACGTGGTCAGCGAGGTGCTGTGCATGCAGAATATGGCCGAGGCAGTGGAGCTCATCGAAGCGGTGGAAGAGTCCGGCAAGGTGTACACTTATGCGGAAAACTATTCCTACTTCCGCACCACGGCGGAGATGCGGAAGATCTACCGCCGGGGAGACATAGGCGAGTTTCAGCACGGCGAGGGCGAATACGTCCACGACTGCTCCTCCGCCTGGCCCCAGCTGACCTACGGGGACAGGGACCACTGGCGCAACCTCACCGCCGCTCCTTTTTACTGCACTCATTCCGTGGGCCCCGTGATGACCATAACCGGCCTGCGCCCGGTGAAAGTGGCTGGCTTTGAAAGCCCCAATCTGAACAACCGCCTGCACGGCAAGCTGTGCGGCGACGGCTGCATGCTGTGCGTGCAGTTTGAAAACGGCGCCACCGGCAAGTTCCTGCCCTGGAACAACGGCTTCCGGCGCAGCCAGGAGGCCATCTGGTACTGCATCTACGGCACCAACGGCCAGATGGAGACGGACCGCTTCGGCGAAGGCTCGAACATGCTGCACCTGTGGATACAGGACAAAGGGGAAGACAGGTATTACAAGCCCGAGTTTGCCGACACCGGCGAGCTGGCCAGGTCTGTCAGCGGCCACGGAGGCTCCGACTTTTACACCATGCAGTATTTTCTGGACGCCATTCTGGGCCGGGAAGGCGGAGAGAACGCCATCGACGTCTATACCGCCGTGGATATGACCATGGTGGGCGTGCTGGGCTACAGGTCCATACTGGAGGGCTCTGCCTCCATCCCCTGCCCCGACCTGCGGATCAGGGCCAACCGGGACGCCGTCAGGCACGACCGCCTGTGCGCCGACCCCCGGGTGGAGGGCCACGGCCCCGCCTGCTCCTGGGGAGACCCGGAGATCCCGGACAGCGTGTACGAAGAGACACGCCGGCAGCAGTCGCGGTGA